From Vicinamibacterales bacterium:
TCATTCTTTCGAGTCACATGAACCGCAACCGGTGGGACGAGGTGATCACTTGGATGCAAGACGAGCATAACCTGTGGCCGCTTGAAACTGTCGACCGAGCACTTATCCTAGATTATCTTGAAACCACCCAAGGAGAGTTGGCATTTAACGATGACCAACTCAATCTAAGATCGAGTCCATGGGCTTGGCCTTTCTACCGACCGAATCCGATCTGGTAATAGTTTGGTAGCTGTTTATCGCACTCTTTCCGGCGCGTAGAGTGGACGCAGCAGTGATGATGCTAGCTTAGGTCGGAATTCGGGACTTGGGTTGAGAAACTCATGAAAGGGGCATGATGATATTCAGAAATCGCACAGACGTTGCCACACTAATCACTTTGGCTGTTCTAATCGTTGTAATCCCGATGATCGTCGCGTCGGATGGCAAGGCATCCACGCGGCAGGTAATGGAAGAGCGGCAGGTTATCAGGCCCGAGACCTACCCATATTTCGGACTGCCCTACAGCCCAGGTATTCTGACCGGCGACACCTTGTACATCGCCGGACATCTCGGACGCGATCCGGTAACTACCAATTTGGTGTCTGGTGGCATCGAATTAGAAACGCGGCAATCCCTGGCGAACATCCGTGAGGTGCTGCTGGCTGCCGGGATGGATTTTGAGAACGTCGTATCGGTGACCGCCTACATAGTGGACATCGATGAATTCGCAACGTTCAATGAGGTGTACCGTGAGTATTTTCCCGAGAATCCCCCTGCGCGGGCGACCGTCCAGGTGGCGGCGTTGAACGTTGGTGCAAAGGTCGAACTACAGATGATCGCGGTCCGCTAGGCTAACGTATCAACTGCCTGAATGAGCCCCTTGATATAACCATACCCGAACGCAAACGCCTGACGCCCATTCGGGTCGTCTGGGTGGCGTGGCATATGATCGGGCATAACCATATAAGGGTAATCAACTTCCTTGAGGGTCATCATGACTCGCACCATGTCCATGTCACCCTCGTCGGGGAAGACCTCCTGGAAATCGTCTCGCCTGCCGAGGATGTTACGGAAATGGATATTGAAGATCTTTCGCCTCGAGCCAAAGTAGCGAATTACGTCGTGAATCTCCTCGGCAGGATTTTCCAGCATCTCAGCGGTGGTACCCAGACACAGATTGAGACCGTGGTGTGAGTTTTCCTTAATGTTCACGAATTTTTTGAGGCCGTCGACTGTACCGAGTACCCGGGCAATGCCATGAAACCCCTCGGGCGATACCCCCGGGTCGTGTGGATGGCAGGCCAGTCGAATGTCGTATTCCTCGGCCACTGGGATGACCCGTTCGAGAAAATACGTGATGCGTTCCCACATTTCATCTGCCGCCACTTCACCCGCGCGCGTCTCGATATTCGGGTCGGCATCCACCAAGCGCCATGTACTGTAGCTAGTGCCGCCACGGCCACGCGTGGGATCGGTACGGAGTACGCCCAGTAATGATAGGTTGTACTTGATGGCCGGAATACCAGCTTCGGAACAGCGCCGAATAATCTCGCAGGCTTCGTCAATCTCCTTTTGACGCTCAGGATCCTGACCTAGCATGATTGCCTTACGGTCGGCGCGATCGATGTGTGACGATGACATGAACGGAAACTGGACCATGTCCAACGAAATGCCGTGCAATTCGCAACGCTCACGCAGCTGCTGTAGCCGTGGTCCCGTCCAGCCGTCAGTTTCTGGATAGCCGCAGATGTGTTCAATGCCGTGACGCCTGAAGTACAGCAACATCTCATCGGTCGTCGGTGACCGCTGGGTACCCACCGTCATCCGAACCCGTGGTCGGCGCTTGGCTTCGGGAAGCGTTCTGGTGACTTGGCATCCTGTAATGGAAAGCGCTCCTGCCACTCCACCAGTCAACGACACAAATGTTCGTCGGTCCATCCGTTTATCCTTTCTTTTATGGGAACCTAGACAGCATACACTCGATAGGCTTCAGAACTGGCCATAGTTGCATTGATCAGGCGGCCTCACATACTCTTCCGGGACACAAAGTTCGAGTCGGGGGTGCACAATGGTGGGTATGAGAACGCGAAGCACGTTGGTCGGTGTGTATTTGTCCATGACGGTTGTCTTAAGCCTTGGGTGCGGTCCCGGGCTCGAGCCAGCCGACCTCGTG
This genomic window contains:
- a CDS encoding mannonate dehydratase is translated as MDRRTFVSLTGGVAGALSITGCQVTRTLPEAKRRPRVRMTVGTQRSPTTDEMLLYFRRHGIEHICGYPETDGWTGPRLQQLRERCELHGISLDMVQFPFMSSSHIDRADRKAIMLGQDPERQKEIDEACEIIRRCSEAGIPAIKYNLSLLGVLRTDPTRGRGGTSYSTWRLVDADPNIETRAGEVAADEMWERITYFLERVIPVAEEYDIRLACHPHDPGVSPEGFHGIARVLGTVDGLKKFVNIKENSHHGLNLCLGTTAEMLENPAEEIHDVIRYFGSRRKIFNIHFRNILGRRDDFQEVFPDEGDMDMVRVMMTLKEVDYPYMVMPDHMPRHPDDPNGRQAFAFGYGYIKGLIQAVDTLA
- a CDS encoding Rid family detoxifying hydrolase; this translates as MMIFRNRTDVATLITLAVLIVVIPMIVASDGKASTRQVMEERQVIRPETYPYFGLPYSPGILTGDTLYIAGHLGRDPVTTNLVSGGIELETRQSLANIREVLLAAGMDFENVVSVTAYIVDIDEFATFNEVYREYFPENPPARATVQVAALNVGAKVELQMIAVR